In Pseudomonas sp. ADAK2, the genomic window TGGTCCAGGCGCCGATCTTTTCAGCAATTTTCGCCTTGAGCGCTTCCGGGGACTCGCCCTTCGGCACACGCAGGTTGACCGCAAGCTTGAAGGTTTTGTCATCCATCCCGACAAAGGTCAGGGACGTGGTCAGCGGACCCATGAAGGCATCGGAGAAGCCGACCCCCAATTTGCCACCCAGGTAATCCAGGCCCCAGTTATCGGCGGCATAGCGGGCGGCGTCGGTGATGTGGTTGTGCTTGAGCGCGACTTTGCCATCTAGGCTATTGATGAAAACGAGCATCCTGGCCACCGGGTTTACACCGGACTCGGGCTCGGAGGAGTGAGCGGAAACGCCGGTGACCGTCAGCTTGACGTTCTTGCCGTCGACCTTGGCGTTCACTTCGAAGTGACCGCCGTTGCCGCTGTTGCGCTTGGCATAATCAGCCCCGGCCTTCTGCAGGCTGGCAGCCAGTTCGGCGGGTTTGTCAGTGACCAGGGTAGCGACGGAAGCCGAAGGAATCTGGTTGGTCGCCATGCCGCCGGTCATTGAGATGATTTCGGCGCCTTTGCCTTCGCCCTTGCGTACGGCGAATTTCGCCATGACGGTGCCGTAGCCTTTCTCGGCAATCACCACCGGGTAACCGCCATCCAACGCCAGGTTGTAGTTAGGCGTCGGGTTATGTTCGAAGTAATAGGGAATGGCGTCGCCGGTGGTTTCCTCGGTGGTATCCACCAGCAGCTTGAAATTCCTGGCCAGCGGCAGCTTCTCTTCCTTAATGATCTTCATCGCGTACATCGCGACCACGATGCCGTTCTTGTCATCTTCGGTGCCCCGGCCATACATGCGGTCGCCGATCAGGGTGACTTTGAACGGATCGAGTTTGGTGCCGTCCTTCAGAACCCAGTTCTCCGGCGTCACGGGCACCACGTCGGCATGGGCGTGAATGCCCACGACTTCATCACCGCTGCCTTCGAGGGAGATTTCATAGACGCGGTTGTCGATGTTGCGAAAGTTCAGGTTGAAGGCCTGGGCCAGGCTTTTGATCTTGTCGGCGATCTTGATGAATTCAGGGTTGTCGTGCTGGGCGACTCCTTCGACCTGGAAGGTCGGAATTTCCACCAGTTCGCGCAAGGTCTCGGTGGCCGCGCTGCCATATTTCACCCGCGCATAAATCCCCAGCAGGCGTGTGATCTCGTTCTGCTGTTCGGCAGAAAGGGTTTTGTTGCCGAGGAAGGCGCTGATGGCCGGGCCGAGGTTGGCGGTCTTCGCCAGGTCGCTCTTGGCCACGCCACCCAGGAACTGCCTGAAATCCGTGACTGAGGTTTCACTGAAAGACTTGAGGAGGGTCGCGCTCTGTTGCGGGGTGATGTTGGCATGCGCCAGCGTGGCGAACGACGACAGGCTCGCCAGTATCAGGGTAGTCGCGGCCAGTTGCTTGAGAGAAAAATCCATTGCTGGGGGCATTCCTTCGCAGGTAGTGAGTAGGAGATTTCTGATCGAAGAATCAGAAAGGTTTCCAAACTAACACCACGGGGAAGCAGTAGGGGAGCCCCAGAAGTGGGAACTGTCGCACAGAACCGCAAAAGCGACGCAGAAACGAAAAAGGCCCGCCAGTCTGACTGAGCGGGCCTTTTGTATGGGCGCGGGGCTACATCGACAGAATCAGGCGCCCGGCAAACAGGATCAGAATCACCCCCATGGTGCGTTCGAACCAGTGCCCCATGCGCATGAACAACAGCCGAATCCGGGCGCTGGAAAAGAACAACGCGACGATCACAAACCACAGCGCATTGACGAAGCACATCCACAAGCCATACAGCGCCTGGATCTGCAGCGGTGTCGTGGCGCTGATGATGGTGGTGAAGATCGCCAGGAAAAACAGCGTGGCTTTCGGGTTGGTCGCGTTGGTCAGGAAACCGGTGGTAAACGCCTTCAACAACGTCTGTTCCACCACCGGTTCGTCGGCGGCTTTGTCGCCTTCCAGTGCAGTCTTGGGCTTGCTGCGCAGCAGGCTGACGCCGAGGTACAGAATGTAGGCACCGCCCACGACCTTGGCCACGGTCAATAACCACGGCGTGGTGTGCATTAACGCGCCGACGCCAAGCAGGGTGTAAAGCACATGCACGGAAATCCCCGCACCGATGCCCAGCGCGGTGCAGATGCCCACCAGCCGGCCGAAGCGCACGCACTGGCGAATGGTCACGGCGAAGTCCGGTCCGGGTGCGACTACGGCCAGAAAGTGGATGGTCGCCAGCGCCAGAAACTCGCCCAGGTAATTCGAAAGCATCTCAACTCCAAAAGGTAAGGGGTGAAGCATTGCCGCGATAACCGACAAAGAACGAAAGGCTCAAGCGCGGATCGGCCACGCCTGGGGTCACCGAGTGCATGCAGCGCGAATTGAACATGATGAAATCGCCCGGATCAGGGCGAATCTCCAGGGTCGGAGGGCCAAGCAGGGCCGGATCGATGCCGTAGCTGTCGCCACGCATTTCATCGAAACGGTCGGGGGAAATGTCGTGGTCCCACATCTGCAACGCACCGCCCTCGGTGGGCATGTTCAGGTAAACGTTGCAGGCGAATTGCGCCTCCAGGCTGCGGGCCTGAAAACTGTCCGGGGCATCCTTGGCAAAAATGTCGTGATGGGCGAGAAAGCACACGCCAGGTTTCACAACGCGTGATAGCCCGACATACATCTTGCGCCCGTAGAGGTTCTCCAGATGGGCACCCGCCGGCCAGGACTCGTCGAGCATGCAGCGCAGGGTGTCGACCGGGGACGAGTAGGGCGCACAGCGGTTGCGCAGTTCCTCGATGTTGCGGGTGGCGCGTTCGAAATAGTCTTCGATCAGCAGCGGCTGGTTTTCCGCTTCGTAGAACGCCATGCCGATGCGACCGATGCTCGGTGCATTGATATAGCCTTCGAAGCCCGGCGCAAGAATCTTGTCGCCAATCTGCACCGCCAGCGGTTGAGGCAAAAAGCCTTTGACGCGGATGGCGAGGACTTCTTCGTTGGCCAGTTTTTTTATGCACGTCTCATCGAGACGCTCGACGTCAAGCATCATGGTTTAGGTCCATCTATCGAGTAGTCAACGGAGCCCGCGAATGCACGCTCCCCCGGCGTCAGGCGATGACGGTGCCGACATCGCCAACAAGCTCAGTCCACGTGGTAGTGGACGGACAGCGTGCCCTTTTTCTGTGAAAGGGAGTCGATCGTGACCGTGCCCAAATCCTTCAGGCTCCGTACATGGGTGCCACCACAGCCGTAGGCGGGCAATTCGCCGAAACCGATTTCCCGGGCACCTTCGCGCAGCGAGGTCAGGCGCGGCAGGTCGTCGGCGATCCACTGTGCGATGCCGTCTTGAAGAGTCTGGGCCTCGACCTCTTCGGCCGAATCCGTCGGTTTGAACTGCACGCGACCTTCGCCCGGCCAGTGGTGGGCCTTGATCGGCATCCAGCCCAGTCCCTGGACGAAGTGGCCGATCAGGTGACCGGCCGAATGCATGCGGGTATTGAATTGGCGGCGTTGTTCATCAACCCGGATCTGGGTCATGCCGATTTTTACCGGCCGGTCGACGTAATGGACGATCCGGTCTGGATCCTGGGCCACCCGCAGCACCTGGCTTTCACCGATCCAGCCGGTATCGAAGGGCTGCCCACCGCCTTGGGGGTGAAACAGGGTGGCGCGCAAAACGACCGCGAATTCATTCTCGTGGGGCGTGCAATCCAGGACTTCCACATCGGCCTTGAGGTCATCACTATGGAAAAAGAGGCGAAGCGTCATATTCCATGCCCTTATAAAGATTCTATTTTTATTATATGAAGCGTGGAATTGCGTGATAATCCGTCCAAACATCAAAGGACTGTTGCGCTGTGAGCATAAATCTACCGCTGCCGCTGCTGGGTGAGATGGCGATTTTCGTCAAGGTTGTCGAGACCGGCAGCTTTTCCGAAGCGGCACGTCAGCTGGGCTCATCGCCCTCGGCGGTCAGCCGCAGCATTTCGCGCCTGGAAAAAGCCCTGGCCACCCGGTTGCTGCAGCGCACCACACGCAAGTTGCGCCTGAGCGACGGCGGCGAAGAGGTGTTCAAGCGTTGCCAGGAGATGGTCAGCGCGGCCAAGTCGGTGATGGAAATCAGCGGTCAATTCACCCACGAGGCTGAAGGATTGGTGCGGGTCAGCGTGCCCAAGGCCGTGGGACGATTTGTGATTCACCCGCATATGCCGGAATTTCTGCGGCGTTATCCCAAAGTCGATGTGGAACTGTTGCTCGAAGATCGGCAGGTGGATTTGATCGATGACAACGTTGATCTGGCGATCCGCATTACCGATCGCCCGCCCGCAGGGCTGGTTGGACGACAGTTGCTGACCATCGACCACTTGCTCTGCGCAACGCCGCAATACCTGGCGGAACACGGAACGCCGGCGCATCCCCATGACTTGCTCAATCACAGTTGCATCTACCTGGGCGAAACCCCGAGCGATGCGCGCTGGAAATTCAAGAAAGGCAGCAAGGCCGTGACCGTCGGCGTGCGCGGGCGTTATGCCGCCAATCACACCGGTGTGCGATTGGGCGCGGTGTTGCAGCACATCGGCATTGGCAGCCTGCCGTACTTCACCGCTCGGTATGCATTGGAGCAAGGGTTGATCGTGCAGGTGTTGCCCGACTGGACTTTTCTGGCTTCGTACCATGGCGGCGCATGGTTGCTGCACTCGCCGACGCGTTACCTGCCGCCCAAGCTGCGGGTGTTTATCGATTATCTGGTGGAGTGCCTGGAGAAAGAGCCGACGCTGAGTAAACCGGGTAAGCCGGGCAAGGTCGCGGCGGAGTATGAGTTGCCGGAGAGTGATGGGTTGCTCTGACCGGCCCATTCGCGGGCAAGCCTCGCTGACGCCACAAAAAAAAGGCCCGCATGAATCATCATGCGGGCCTTTTGTATTCCTGATCCGGGATCAGTGCTTGCTGTCGTCCTGCGACATCGCCAGCAATTGTTTTTCCTGGTTCCAGTCGAACGGTTCGTCGTTCTGTTCCGCTTCGAAACGACGCTCTTCCAGGGCCTGATACAAGTCGATTTCATCATCGGGCATGTAGTGCAGGCAGTCGCCGGCGAAGTACCACAACAGGTCGCGCGGTACCAGGTGGGCGATTTGCGGGTAGCGGGTGATGACCTGGCAGAGAATGTCCTGGCCCAGGTATTGGCTTTCGATCGGATCGACCGGCAGCAACGCACGCAATTCGTCGAAGCGCTCCAGGAACAAGGCATGGCTTTCTTCGGGAACCTGTTCGGCCTCACCTACGGCGACCAGGATGCTGCGCAAGTGGTCCAGCAAGACGAGATGATCGGCAACGACATTGGACACGAGATAAGTCCTCAAGAGCAAAACGGGCGCGGGAGTATAAAGCCCCCACGCCTGTTTTTACAGGATCAGCGGACCTTTCCGTCGGCCAGCGCCAGCTCTTCCTTGTCGAAATCATCGACATCGATCACCTTGCGCCGCGCCACTTCGGCGTCGCGCAGGGTCTGCGCCTCACCCGGTTGCAACACTCCAGCTTCCAGTGCGGCATCGATGGCGTGTTCCCCGGCGGCCGGTTTGACCTGGCCGCTTTTGAGCGCCACGTGCAGCTTCTTCTGCAACGGTTGCGCCGCGTTCAGCAGGTTGCAGGCGTGTTGCAGGGCACCAACGGCATCCTCGGCCGATTGCGGACGGTAGCAACCGCCGAGCAACTCTTCGAGGGTCGGATCGCCCTTGGCCCGGCCAATGACTGCGGCCACTTCGGCGCCGAGTTTGTCCGATGGCCCTTTGTGACGACGACCGAACGGGAACACGATCACCCGCAGCAGGCAACCCAGCACCTTGTTCGGGAAGTTGGTCAGCAGTTCATCCAGCGCACGCTCGGACTGACCGAGGCTTTCTTCCATGGCCCAGTTGAACAGCGGTGCCATGTGGTCCGGTGAATCGAGGTCGTGGTAACGCTTGAGCGCAGCGGAGGCGAGGTACATGTTGCTGAGCACATCTCCCAGGCGTGCCGACAGGCGTTCACGACGTTTCAGTTCACCGCCGAGCAGCATCATGCTCAGGTCGGCCAGCATGGCGAACGCCGCAGCCTGACGGTTGAGGGCGCGGAAGTAACCTTGGCTAAGCGAGTTGCCCGGCGCCCGATCGAAATGACCAAAACCCAGATTCAGCACCAACGTGCTGGCGGCGTTGCTCACGGCAAACCCGATGTGCTTGAGCAGCAGGCCATCGAATTCGGTAAGCGCCTGATCCTTGTCTTCACGACCGGCGAGGGCCATTTCCTTGAGCACGAACGGATGGCAGCGAATCGCGCCCTGGCCGAAGATCATCAGGTTGCGCGAAAGAATGTTCGCGCCTTCCACGGTGATGAAGATCGGCGCGCCGTTCCAGCTGCGACCGAGGTAGTTGTTCGGCCCCATGATGATCGCCTTGCCGCCATGCACGTCCATGGCGTGGCTGATGCACTCGCGGCCGCGTTCGGTGAGGTGATACTTGAGAATCGCCGACAGCACCGACGGCTTCTCGCCCAGGTCCACTGCATTGGCGGTGAGCATACGCGCGGCGTCCATCATCCAGGCATTGCCGCCGATACGGGCCATGGCTTCCTGAATGCCTTCGAAGGCAGACAGCGGCACATTGAATTGTTCCCGCACTTGGGCGTACTGGCCGGTGACCAGACTGGTGAACTTCGCCGCGCCGGTACCCACCGCAGGCAAAGAAATCGAACGGCCTACCGACAGGCAGTTCATCAGCATCATCCAGCCCTTGCCGAGCATTTCCTGGCCGCCGATGAGGAAGTCCAGAGGGATGAACACGTCCTTGCCGGAGTTCGGGCCGTTCATGAACGCGGCGCCGAGTGGCAGATGACGACGACCGATTTCAACCCCGGCGGTGTCGGTCGGGATCAGCGCCAGGCTGATGCCCAGGTCTTCCTTGTCGCCCAACAGATGATCCGGGTCATAAGCCTTGAAGGCCAGGCCGAGCAGGGTGGCCACCGGGCCCAGCGTGATGTAGCGCTTTTCCCAGTTCAGGCGCAGGCCAAGGGTTTCCTGGCCTTCCCATTCGCCTTTGCAGATCACCCCGGTGTCGGGCATCGCGCCGGCATCGGAACCGGCCAGTGGACCGGTCAAGGCAAAGCACGGAATGTCATCGCCGCGGGCCAGGCGTGGCAGGTAATGGTTGCGTTGTTCGTCGGTGCCGTAATGCAGCAACAGTTCGGCGGGGCCGAGGGAGTTGGGCACCATCACGGTGGAGGCGAGGTCGCCGCTGCGGGTCGCCAGTTTCATCGCGACCTGGGAGTGAGCATAGGCCGAGAAGCCTTTGCCACCGAACTCCTTGGGAATGATCAGCGCAAAGAAGCCGTTTTCCTTGATGTGCGACCAGGCTTCTGGCGGGAGGTCCATGTCCTGGCCGATCTGCCAGTCGCTGACCATGGCGCACAGCTCTTCGGTCGGGCCGTCGATAAAGGCCTGTTCCTCTTCGCTCAGTTGCGCTTTTGGATAGGACAGCAGTTTGTCCCAGTCCGGACGGCCGCTGAACAGTTCACCGTCCCACCACACCGTGCCGGCATCGATCGCGTCGCGCTCGGTTTGCGACATCGGCGGCAGGGTTTTCTGGAACCAGCTGAACAGCGGCGCGCTGAAGTATTTGCGGCGCAGGTCAGGCAGCAATAG contains:
- a CDS encoding dipeptidase, whose protein sequence is MDFSLKQLAATTLILASLSSFATLAHANITPQQSATLLKSFSETSVTDFRQFLGGVAKSDLAKTANLGPAISAFLGNKTLSAEQQNEITRLLGIYARVKYGSAATETLRELVEIPTFQVEGVAQHDNPEFIKIADKIKSLAQAFNLNFRNIDNRVYEISLEGSGDEVVGIHAHADVVPVTPENWVLKDGTKLDPFKVTLIGDRMYGRGTEDDKNGIVVAMYAMKIIKEEKLPLARNFKLLVDTTEETTGDAIPYYFEHNPTPNYNLALDGGYPVVIAEKGYGTVMAKFAVRKGEGKGAEIISMTGGMATNQIPSASVATLVTDKPAELAASLQKAGADYAKRNSGNGGHFEVNAKVDGKNVKLTVTGVSAHSSEPESGVNPVARMLVFINSLDGKVALKHNHITDAARYAADNWGLDYLGGKLGVGFSDAFMGPLTTSLTFVGMDDKTFKLAVNLRVPKGESPEALKAKIAEKIGAWTKKTQVAATFDYSIAEPMYRNPEGEWVKALLAVSTENLGMEHKFGSSAGATSVHELPNGVQFGLARPEVKYTGHTDNEFKTVDQFLLDLQIVTEMMGRVGQLPKL
- a CDS encoding LysE family translocator, with product MLSNYLGEFLALATIHFLAVVAPGPDFAVTIRQCVRFGRLVGICTALGIGAGISVHVLYTLLGVGALMHTTPWLLTVAKVVGGAYILYLGVSLLRSKPKTALEGDKAADEPVVEQTLLKAFTTGFLTNATNPKATLFFLAIFTTIISATTPLQIQALYGLWMCFVNALWFVIVALFFSSARIRLLFMRMGHWFERTMGVILILFAGRLILSM
- a CDS encoding 2OG-Fe(II) oxygenase encodes the protein MMLDVERLDETCIKKLANEEVLAIRVKGFLPQPLAVQIGDKILAPGFEGYINAPSIGRIGMAFYEAENQPLLIEDYFERATRNIEELRNRCAPYSSPVDTLRCMLDESWPAGAHLENLYGRKMYVGLSRVVKPGVCFLAHHDIFAKDAPDSFQARSLEAQFACNVYLNMPTEGGALQMWDHDISPDRFDEMRGDSYGIDPALLGPPTLEIRPDPGDFIMFNSRCMHSVTPGVADPRLSLSFFVGYRGNASPLTFWS
- a CDS encoding alanyl-tRNA editing protein, with translation MTLRLFFHSDDLKADVEVLDCTPHENEFAVVLRATLFHPQGGGQPFDTGWIGESQVLRVAQDPDRIVHYVDRPVKIGMTQIRVDEQRRQFNTRMHSAGHLIGHFVQGLGWMPIKAHHWPGEGRVQFKPTDSAEEVEAQTLQDGIAQWIADDLPRLTSLREGAREIGFGELPAYGCGGTHVRSLKDLGTVTIDSLSQKKGTLSVHYHVD
- a CDS encoding LysR family transcriptional regulator, producing MSINLPLPLLGEMAIFVKVVETGSFSEAARQLGSSPSAVSRSISRLEKALATRLLQRTTRKLRLSDGGEEVFKRCQEMVSAAKSVMEISGQFTHEAEGLVRVSVPKAVGRFVIHPHMPEFLRRYPKVDVELLLEDRQVDLIDDNVDLAIRITDRPPAGLVGRQLLTIDHLLCATPQYLAEHGTPAHPHDLLNHSCIYLGETPSDARWKFKKGSKAVTVGVRGRYAANHTGVRLGAVLQHIGIGSLPYFTARYALEQGLIVQVLPDWTFLASYHGGAWLLHSPTRYLPPKLRVFIDYLVECLEKEPTLSKPGKPGKVAAEYELPESDGLL
- a CDS encoding PA2817 family protein, yielding MSNVVADHLVLLDHLRSILVAVGEAEQVPEESHALFLERFDELRALLPVDPIESQYLGQDILCQVITRYPQIAHLVPRDLLWYFAGDCLHYMPDDEIDLYQALEERRFEAEQNDEPFDWNQEKQLLAMSQDDSKH
- a CDS encoding acyl-CoA dehydrogenase; this translates as MLLLWILVLIVGIAWLAHRRIAPLPALTIVAVYVVAMGAFSHAPGWLLLVLWVLIAAVAAPLLLPDLRRKYFSAPLFSWFQKTLPPMSQTERDAIDAGTVWWDGELFSGRPDWDKLLSYPKAQLSEEEQAFIDGPTEELCAMVSDWQIGQDMDLPPEAWSHIKENGFFALIIPKEFGGKGFSAYAHSQVAMKLATRSGDLASTVMVPNSLGPAELLLHYGTDEQRNHYLPRLARGDDIPCFALTGPLAGSDAGAMPDTGVICKGEWEGQETLGLRLNWEKRYITLGPVATLLGLAFKAYDPDHLLGDKEDLGISLALIPTDTAGVEIGRRHLPLGAAFMNGPNSGKDVFIPLDFLIGGQEMLGKGWMMLMNCLSVGRSISLPAVGTGAAKFTSLVTGQYAQVREQFNVPLSAFEGIQEAMARIGGNAWMMDAARMLTANAVDLGEKPSVLSAILKYHLTERGRECISHAMDVHGGKAIIMGPNNYLGRSWNGAPIFITVEGANILSRNLMIFGQGAIRCHPFVLKEMALAGREDKDQALTEFDGLLLKHIGFAVSNAASTLVLNLGFGHFDRAPGNSLSQGYFRALNRQAAAFAMLADLSMMLLGGELKRRERLSARLGDVLSNMYLASAALKRYHDLDSPDHMAPLFNWAMEESLGQSERALDELLTNFPNKVLGCLLRVIVFPFGRRHKGPSDKLGAEVAAVIGRAKGDPTLEELLGGCYRPQSAEDAVGALQHACNLLNAAQPLQKKLHVALKSGQVKPAAGEHAIDAALEAGVLQPGEAQTLRDAEVARRKVIDVDDFDKEELALADGKVR